The following proteins are encoded in a genomic region of Rattus rattus isolate New Zealand chromosome 2, Rrattus_CSIRO_v1, whole genome shotgun sequence:
- the LOC116894629 gene encoding small nuclear ribonucleoprotein Sm D3-like, whose protein sequence is MSISVPIKVLHEVEGHIVTCETSTGGVYWGKLIEAEDNVNYQISNITVTVTYRDGQVAQLEQVCIRGSKIRFLILPDMLKNAPMSNSMKNKNQASGAGQGKAAILKAQVAARGRGRGTGRGNIFQKRR, encoded by the coding sequence ATGTCTATCAGTGTGCCAATTAAAGTCCTGCATGAAGTGGAAGGCCACATAGTGACATGTGAGACCAGCACTGGTGGAGTATACTGGGGGAAGCTCATTGAAGCAGAGGACAACGTGAACTACCAGATTTCCAAcatcacagtcacagtcacataCAGAGATGGCCAAGTGGCACAGCTGGAACAAGTGTGCATACGTGGCAGCAAGATCCGGTTTCTGATTTTGCCTGACATGCTGAAAAATGCACCCATGTCAaacagcatgaaaaataaaaaccaagcctCAGGGGCTGGCCAAGGAAAAGCTGCTATCCTGAAGGCCCAAGTGGCTGCCAGAGGAAGAGGACGTGGAACGGGGCGTGGAAACATCTTCCAGAAGCGAAGATAA